From the genome of Candidatus Korarchaeota archaeon NZ13-K, one region includes:
- a CDS encoding ADP-forming succinate--CoA ligase subunit beta, with the protein MRLLEYESKEAFSSKGIPIPRGILVRSPEEASSAVRSLGGSGVLKIQIPHGQRGKAGGIRIARSPEEAEKIAEELFSRSFYGYEVSSLLVEEPIDVVTEIYVGAIIDRNARGMTFITTPYGGMDVEEVAARHPESIERRTVNPLIGMRSHIARALARNASKNVPDKMSEIERIIFSMWEVAVEYDALMLEINPLALTRDGRLLALDARIEVDDNSLFRHKELEKRYYSSENPRENEARRRDIAYVELDGDIGTMANGAGLAMATMDLVHTFGGRPANFCDVGGGASADRVAGALEIIVSNPRVKVVLINALCGITSALEVAMGVRSVRERGLLRVPVVVRMSGNQADEGKRVLEEIGIKATESAEEAVSYAVRLAQGA; encoded by the coding sequence ATGAGGCTCCTAGAGTACGAATCAAAGGAGGCTTTCTCATCGAAGGGAATCCCGATTCCAAGGGGAATTCTGGTGAGGAGTCCAGAGGAGGCATCCTCGGCCGTTAGGAGCTTGGGAGGAAGTGGCGTCCTGAAGATACAGATACCGCATGGACAGAGAGGGAAGGCCGGTGGGATAAGGATAGCTAGATCACCAGAGGAAGCCGAGAAGATAGCTGAGGAGCTCTTCTCGAGGAGTTTCTATGGATATGAGGTAAGCTCCTTGCTCGTAGAGGAACCAATCGACGTGGTCACCGAGATATACGTTGGAGCGATAATTGACAGAAACGCCAGGGGGATGACTTTCATAACGACCCCCTACGGGGGTATGGACGTCGAGGAGGTAGCTGCCAGGCACCCGGAGTCAATAGAGAGGAGAACGGTGAACCCCCTCATAGGGATGAGGAGCCACATAGCCAGGGCTCTCGCGAGGAACGCATCGAAGAACGTCCCAGATAAGATGAGTGAGATAGAGAGAATCATATTTTCCATGTGGGAGGTGGCCGTGGAGTACGATGCCTTGATGCTGGAGATAAACCCGCTGGCCCTTACCAGGGACGGGAGGTTGCTGGCCCTGGATGCCAGAATAGAGGTCGATGACAACTCCCTTTTCAGGCATAAGGAACTCGAGAAGAGGTATTACTCCTCGGAGAACCCCAGGGAGAACGAGGCCAGGAGGAGGGATATAGCCTACGTCGAGCTTGACGGCGACATAGGGACGATGGCCAACGGGGCTGGCTTGGCCATGGCAACCATGGACCTGGTTCACACGTTCGGGGGTAGGCCGGCCAACTTCTGCGATGTGGGAGGGGGCGCCTCAGCTGACAGGGTGGCCGGAGCTCTGGAGATCATAGTCTCCAATCCGAGGGTCAAGGTGGTCCTCATAAACGCGCTATGCGGTATCACCAGCGCCCTGGAGGTCGCCATGGGGGTCAGATCAGTGAGGGAGAGGGGACTCCTGAGGGTCCCCGTTGTGGTCAGGATGAGCGGAAATCAGGCCGATGAAGGGAAGAGAGTCCTCGAGGAGATCGGAATAAAGGCCACGGAGTCGGCCGAGGAGGCAGTCAGCTACGCGGTGAGGCTCGCCCAGGGGGCGTAA
- a CDS encoding 50S ribosomal protein L40e, with translation MPIEDPFKRSVAAKALLNFKICRKCGARNPISATKCRRCRSTNLRLKKSKLVRK, from the coding sequence ATGCCAATAGAGGATCCTTTCAAGAGGAGTGTAGCGGCCAAGGCCCTACTCAACTTCAAGATATGCAGGAAATGCGGGGCTAGGAATCCGATATCCGCCACCAAATGCAGGAGATGCAGGAGCACGAACCTCAGGTTGAAGAAGTCCAAGCTAGTGAGGAAGTGA
- a CDS encoding geranylgeranylglyceryl/heptaprenylglyceryl phosphate synthase yields MRRESAERSLLAVLIDPAKVGGDEARRFARAAAEGGADLIFVGGSIGAGFGLNDVIMGVKEESKLPVILFPGNVDGVSPHADAILFMSLLNSANPYWIIQAQALAAIPIRRMGLEAIPTAYLIVEPGHRSAAGWVGAANPIPRDRPEIALAYALAAEMLGMRWVYLEAGSGAEAPVPPEMVRLVREGTRLGIIVGGGIRSPEMARERAMAGANVIVVGTHFEEGGNLVAKIREMRLALSP; encoded by the coding sequence ATGAGGAGGGAGTCCGCAGAGAGGTCCCTGTTGGCCGTTCTCATAGATCCCGCCAAGGTGGGAGGCGATGAAGCTAGGAGATTCGCTAGAGCCGCTGCCGAAGGTGGAGCGGACCTCATATTCGTCGGAGGATCTATAGGGGCTGGTTTCGGGCTTAATGATGTTATCATGGGGGTTAAGGAGGAGTCGAAACTACCCGTGATACTTTTCCCCGGTAACGTCGATGGAGTATCCCCGCACGCCGATGCGATACTCTTCATGTCACTCCTGAACTCAGCGAATCCATATTGGATAATCCAGGCCCAGGCCCTGGCGGCCATACCCATAAGGAGGATGGGGCTGGAGGCGATACCGACGGCCTACCTCATAGTGGAACCCGGTCATAGGAGCGCGGCCGGCTGGGTGGGCGCGGCCAACCCCATACCCAGGGACAGGCCGGAGATAGCCCTAGCCTACGCCTTGGCGGCCGAGATGCTGGGGATGAGGTGGGTCTACTTGGAGGCGGGCAGCGGCGCCGAGGCGCCCGTACCCCCCGAGATGGTGAGGCTAGTGAGGGAGGGAACGCGGCTCGGCATAATAGTGGGGGGCGGAATAAGGTCCCCCGAGATGGCGAGGGAGAGAGCAATGGCTGGAGCCAACGTGATAGTTGTCGGGACTCACTTCGAGGAAGGAGGGAACCTGGTGGCCAAGATAAGGGAGATGAGACTGGCTCTTTCGCCTTAG
- a CDS encoding ArsR family transcriptional regulator: MNSELRERVLRELSKDEVLHVREILNRLNVPISALRQVLNEMVEEGLLERFSHGGYTFYRITAEGRSHLAGGASQGASSEAPDDEPSS, encoded by the coding sequence ATGAACTCGGAGCTGAGGGAGAGGGTGCTCAGGGAGCTCAGCAAGGATGAGGTGCTTCACGTCAGGGAAATACTGAACAGATTGAATGTCCCGATATCCGCTTTGAGGCAAGTTTTGAACGAGATGGTTGAGGAGGGGCTTCTTGAGAGGTTCTCCCATGGGGGATACACCTTTTATCGCATAACCGCCGAGGGGAGGAGTCACCTCGCGGGAGGTGCCTCCCAGGGAGCCTCGAGCGAGGCGCCGGATGATGAGCCCTCGAGTTAG
- a CDS encoding succinate--CoA ligase subunit alpha, whose translation MAILVREGMRVLVQGITGRQGTIHTKLMLDYGTKIVAGVTPGRAGSSVHGVPVFDSVEEAVREKGPIDASIVFVPAPFAMDAVIEAVDNGIPLVVVITEGIPVHDTAKFVNYARSMGTVIIGPNCPGIIAPGKVKIGIMPADSFAPGNIGIVSRSGTLTYEISLSLKEAGYGSSTTVGIGGDPITGLNFIEVLELFKEDPETDAVVIVGEIGGDAEERAARYIMESNYPKPVVAYVAGRTAPPGKKMGHAGAIITAGQGTVESKERAFAEAGVPVAKTPFDVAPLIGRVLRKR comes from the coding sequence ATGGCGATACTCGTCAGGGAGGGAATGAGGGTCCTGGTCCAAGGGATAACTGGGAGGCAGGGAACGATACACACGAAGCTCATGCTGGATTACGGGACCAAGATAGTGGCGGGGGTCACCCCCGGGAGGGCTGGTTCCAGCGTTCACGGGGTCCCCGTCTTCGACTCTGTGGAGGAGGCCGTCAGGGAGAAGGGACCGATAGACGCCTCCATAGTTTTCGTGCCGGCTCCTTTCGCGATGGATGCTGTGATAGAGGCCGTCGACAACGGGATCCCCCTGGTAGTGGTGATAACCGAGGGGATACCCGTTCACGATACCGCGAAGTTCGTGAACTACGCCAGGAGCATGGGTACAGTGATAATAGGACCGAACTGTCCCGGGATAATAGCTCCAGGGAAGGTTAAGATAGGGATAATGCCGGCTGACTCATTCGCGCCCGGTAACATAGGTATAGTCTCGAGGAGCGGCACCCTGACATATGAGATCTCACTCTCACTTAAGGAGGCGGGCTACGGCTCGAGCACTACTGTAGGGATAGGGGGAGATCCCATAACAGGTTTGAACTTCATAGAGGTCTTAGAGCTGTTCAAGGAGGATCCTGAGACGGATGCTGTCGTTATAGTGGGTGAGATAGGGGGGGATGCGGAGGAGAGGGCCGCTAGGTACATAATGGAGAGCAACTACCCGAAGCCCGTGGTCGCTTATGTAGCCGGCAGGACCGCCCCACCTGGCAAGAAGATGGGACACGCTGGGGCCATAATAACGGCTGGTCAGGGAACTGTAGAGAGCAAGGAGAGGGCGTTCGCCGAAGCGGGGGTTCCCGTGGCGAAGACCCCATTCGATGTGGCCCCTCTCATAGGAAGAGTCCTGAGGAAGCGGTGA
- a CDS encoding DUF99 family protein: MKGKVRVLAVDDTPFERGRDTRAFLIGLMFRDLTLEHAIRETIHVDGDDSTEALVRIVMSPKIKGEVKLVMTHGTTFAGLNVLDMLRFHEETGVPLIAITSRMPTEEIERAIESAGLHEKLTIVRRNPPYRALRTPRGLCYYSSIGLSEREAGEMILRYSLESKLPEQLRIVDIVARLFQGI; this comes from the coding sequence TTGAAGGGCAAGGTGAGGGTGCTAGCGGTCGATGACACTCCCTTCGAGAGGGGGAGGGATACCAGGGCCTTCCTGATAGGATTGATGTTCAGGGATCTTACTCTGGAGCACGCGATCAGGGAGACGATCCATGTGGATGGGGACGACTCAACAGAGGCCCTGGTGAGGATCGTGATGAGCCCCAAGATAAAGGGGGAGGTCAAGCTTGTGATGACTCATGGCACAACGTTCGCCGGCCTCAACGTGCTGGATATGCTCCGCTTTCACGAAGAGACGGGCGTTCCACTCATAGCGATCACATCGAGGATGCCAACGGAGGAGATAGAGAGGGCGATCGAATCGGCGGGTCTGCACGAGAAGCTCACGATAGTCAGGAGGAACCCTCCCTACCGGGCGCTCAGGACCCCTAGGGGCCTCTGTTACTACTCCTCGATAGGTCTGAGCGAGAGGGAGGCTGGGGAAATGATCCTGAGATATTCACTGGAATCGAAGTTGCCTGAGCAGCTCAGGATAGTCGACATAGTCGCTAGGCTCTTCCAGGGGATCTAG